In Haloarchaeobius salinus, the sequence GGGGGCGTCCCAGTCGAGCTGCTCGGCGATCTCGTAGTACATCGTCTTCTTGCCCTCGTGGCGGTACGGCGTCTCGAACGTCTTCACCGAGTACCAGTGCTCGTTCTCCGGGTCGGCCATGGCGTCCGCGAACGCCGCGCCGGCGTCGCTGATGCGCCCGCCGACGACGGTCATGTCGCCGCCGTGGACGTTCACCATCGCCTTGTTCGTGAACCCGGAGCGGGCCGGCAGGAACACGTGCGAGTCGAGCCCGGCGCGGGCGGCGTACGCCGACGCCGCCTGTCCCGCGTTACCGGCCGACGCGAGCGCCACGTCCGTCGCGCCGTGCTGGGCCGCCGCCGTCATCGCGACGGTCTGGCCGCGGTCCTTGAACGTCCCCGTCGGATTCCGGCCCTCGTCCTTGATGTACACCTCGGCGACGCCGAGCTCGTCGGCCAGGGTCGGGCACTCCACGAGCGCCGTCGCCCCCTCGTCCATCGTCACCGCCGACTCGGGCGTGAACGGCAGCAGCTCGGCGTACCGCCACATCGTCTCGAACGGCCGGTCGGCCAGCTCGTCACGCGAGAGCGATACCTCGTCGTAGTCGTAGGACGGGTCGAGGATGCCGCCGCAGTCCGGACAGCGGTGCGTTGCCTCGGCGGCGTCGAAGCGCTCGCCGCAGTCGACGCAGTCCAGTCCGACGAAGGCCTCGGTCGTCTCCATGAACCGGGGTTGGAACGGGGTGGCCTAAGCCCTGTCCATGTCGGTGTCCGTCGTCCAGGTCCTCCCCGCCGACGGCACCGGACCCGCGGACGGTCCTGGCCTCTCGGGCCCCGCGCCGCAGACCGGGCGACGGCGGAAGGGGACGCCAGCACCGGGACCACCGCGGTTTTCAGCACGGTGTCCGAAGGACGTGGTATGGACGCAGACGTCATCGTCGCCGGGGGCGGCCTCGCGGGGCTGGTCGCCGCCCGCCGACTCGCGGACGCGGGTGCCGACGTGCGGCTGTTCGAGCGCGAGGACACGGTCGGCGGGCGCGTCCGGTCGACCCACGAGGACGGGTTCACCTTCGACCGGGGGTTCCAGGTGCTGTTCACCGCGTACCCCGCGGTGCAGGCGGAACTGGACCTCGACGCGCTCGACCTCCGGACGTTCGCCCCGGGGGCGTGCATCTGCCGGCCCGGGCACCGCTCCATCCTCTCGGACCCGTTCCGCGACCCGTCGGCGCTGACCGAGTCCCTGCTGAACCGGGACGTGACGGTCACGGACAAGCTCCGGACGCTGAAGCTCAAACGGGAGCTCGCGGGGCGCTCGGCGGAGGCAATCTTCCAGGGACCAGACACCGACATCGAGTCCTCCCTCGTCTCGCGTGGCTTCTCGCGGAAGTTCGTCGACAACTTCGCCGCACCCTTTTACGGCGGCATCACGCTCGACCGGTCGCTCTCGACCTCGAAGCGCGTCTTCGAGTACACGTTCAAGATGCTCTCGGAGGGCGAGACGGCGGTGCCGGCCGGTGGGATGGGCGAGATATCGGCACAGCTCCGCGAGCGTGCCGAGTCGGCGGGCGTAGACGTGCGGACGGGTGCGACCGTCACGGAGGTCGACCCCGACGAGGGCGACGCGACGGTCGCGGTCGACGGCGAGAACCTGGCGGTCGACGCGGTCGTCGTCGCCACCGACCCGACGGCTGCGCGGGAGCTGACCGATGTCTCGGCCATCCCGCGGACGGCACACGCCTGCGTCACGCAGTGGTTCTCGCTCTCGCACCGGGACGAGTTCGACGCCGGCACGCGGCTCATGCTCAACGCGGCGGAGGACGGCCCCAACCAGATTGCCGACCACACCGCCGCCGCACCGGAGTACGCACCCGACGGTGTCCGACTCCTGAGCGCGACGTTCCTCGGCGAACGCGCGGAGAGCGACGAGGAACTGGCGGCGCTGGTGAAGGAGACCCTGGAGTCGTGGTACCCCGAGCGACGGTTCGGCGACTTCTCGCTCGAACACACCGACCGCATCCCGTTCGCACAGTTCCAGCAACCGCCCGGCTTCACGGACTCCCTACCGGACACGCGCGACCCGGCCGGGCCGGTGTACCTCGCCGGTGACTACACGCGCTGGTCGTCGATCCAGGGTGCGATGGCCAGCGGGCAGGATGCCGCGACGGCGGTCCGCGAGGACCTGGGCTAGGCGGACCGTCGATTCCCGCGAACTGACATCGACCGGAGGTTTATCCGGGATAGCGTGTGACGATACCGTCATGTCCCCGCAGACCGGCCGCCGACTCGATGACGGCGACCCGATCCCCGGCACTGGCTTCAAGTACGATACCGACGGCCCGCTCGCCGACCACCTCCACGACCGGGTCACCCCGCTGTTCTCCAACCCTGTCGCCGGCGAGTGGACGACAGGGCTCGTGACGCCGGCCGAGACCGACGGTGCGTCCGTCACCGGGCTCGGCGTGTTCGCACCCGGCAACGAGGGGCCGCCCGAACACTACCACGTCGGCTACGAGGAGTCGTTCGCGGTCCTCCGCGGTGAGTTCGTCGTCGACGTCGACGGCGAGACGCACCACCTCTCGCCCGGCGACGAGATCACCGTCCCGCCGGAGACCCCCCACGGCTTCGCGGTCGGTGGCGACGACCTGGCCGCGACGCTGACGACCACGCGTCCGGCGGCCCGGACGTTGGACGTGGTCCGAACGCTCGCCGGACTCGCACACGAGGGGGCGCTCGACGACGACGGTCGGCCCGGGCTGTTGCAGGCGATGGCGCTCGCGGCGGCGATGTCCGACGATACGGTGTTCACGTCGCCGCCGCCGGCGGTCGCGAAACCGCTCGCGACGCTGGTCGCGCCGCTCGCGAACCGGCTCGGCTACGAGGCCACCTACGGCCGGTTCGAACGGCCGCAGTTCTGGCGCGAGCGGGTCGAACAGCCGGAGCCCTGAGGAGCCGGGCGATCAGAGCACTCGCCGGAGCTCGCCCAGCGGCGGGAACCGGAGCGTCTCGGCAGCGTCCGAGTCGCGGACGACCGGGTGGAAGCCGCCCGCCCGACGGACCAGCGGCGAATCGAAGTCGCCGGCGCGCATCCCGTTGACGACGACGCCGGGCGCGAGCGTGGTGAAGGACGGGAGCATCACCACCGGGACGCCGTCGTAGGCGTCGGGGCCGTACAGCAGACAGGGGTGGCGTTTCCCCTCGACCTCGAGGACGGGATGGTCGTGGCCGACGACGTATCGGTCGCCCGTCACGGCGGGCTCCTCGTGGCCGTGGCAGACGACGGTGCCGGAATCCAGCCGGTGGGCGTCGTGGACGGGCTCGCTCGCGACGCGGTCGAGCTGGCGGTCGTGGTTCCCCCGCACCAGCACCGGCTCCGCGCCCGCATCACGGACCGCGGCGACGACGGCGTCGAGCGACTCGCGCACCGGCACGGGCACCGCGTCGAACCGGTGGAGCACGTCGCCGGCGAGGACGACCGTCTCGGGGTCGAAGCGGTCGCACAGCGTGCCGAGGCGGTCGAGCGTGTCCCGTCGCTCGTTCAGTGGGAACTCGACGTTCGAGGCGTGGGCACGGCCGAGGTGGACGTCGGCGACGACGAGCGCGTCGTCGGCCGGGAGGTAGACACCCCGGTCACCGACGACGAACTCACTCCGTGACATCGCCGCCGTCGGTCCGCACGTCGGGCGAGACGCCCAGTGCGTCCTCGAGGTCGTACTCCGTTCCGGTCGCGACGAACAGCACCTCCTCGAGGATGGCCAGCAGCTCGGGGACGACCTTGACGACCAGCCAGGTGATGCCGACGAGCGCGATGACGGAGCCCACCTGAGAGAGGACGCTGTGGGAGAACCAGAACGACGCCTCGATGGGCTCGACACCGGCGAGACCCGCGATGGTGAGGACGGGCTCCATCGCGAACCAGCCCTGGCCGGCGGCGACCGCGACGAACACGTTCCGCACGATGTTCAGCACCCAGATGACGGGGATGGCGATGGCCAGCGATTTGAGCTTCCGGCGGAGCGGTGCCTCGACGGCGACGATGAGCCCCGCGAAGATGGCCATCGAGCCGATGCCGGTGCAGGCGTAGACGATGTACGTGCTGAACGCGTCCGGCCCGAAGTAGAAGTAGTTCATGTAGCCGTACTCCGGGCCGGTCGTGAACTCGGGGTGGTAGCCGAGCTGGTTGATGCCCCAGAGCGTCTGGACCGCGACCGTCTCGATGAGGAACTCGCGGACGGCGGGGATCGCCTGGGTCGGGAAGTAGACGAGACCCATGACGCCGACCGCCCGCGAGAGGACGTGCAGCCGCTCGCGGCCCTGGTAGATGAGGTAGCCGGTGTAGATGCAGGCCGGGACGGCGAAGATCGCGAGGCCGCCCTCGACGAAGCTCTTGACCTCGAACGCGAAGTGCGGGAACACCGCCAGCCAGAACAGGCCGAACAGCCCCCACGTGACCGCGAGGACGTACCGGGCGGTCTCCCTGTCGAAGACGTCGACCAGCGCGCCGACGAGGAACGCCGCGATCATGACCCAGGCGAACAGGTCTGTCGCGGTCATCCCGAACACCGTCGGCCCGACGACGGCCGGGAGGAAGTTCATATCCACTGCAAGGTGGTTCTCGGTTAAAGTCCTAACGCCATCCTACGACGGGCTTACCGCGAAGTAACCGTCCGCGGGCATCGGGGGCGTCGTGCTCAGTCCGCGTGCTCCTTCGCCGTCGTGTACGCGTCGCGGACCTCCCGGAACGCCTCCTCGTCGCCCCCGTGGTCCGGGTGGACCTCCATCACCCGTTCGCGGTAGGCGTCGCGCACCTCGTCGGTCGAGGCGGCGGGGGAGAGCCCGAGCGCCCGGTACGCACGCTCGACGGTGTCGGGTTCGCTCGCCGGCTCCCACTCCAGCTCCGGCACCTCGAAGGGCAGTCGCCGGCCGAGGTGGTGGCCTGGCATCTCGTGCTCGCACAGCACCGCGTCGATGCCCGCGCCCTGGATGTCGAAGAACGCCTGCGCGTCGAACGTCACCGCCACGTCCCGTTCGGGCAGGTAGAACGCCACGGTGTGTCCGGCGACGGGATGGCGCTCGGCGTAGCGCTCGCCGATATCGTCGAGGTAGCGACGGATCTCCGTGTGGCGGCGTGCCTGTCCCTGCTCGTCGTCGTCGCTCCGGCGACCCGGCGGGCTCGGGAACAGCTGCTCGCCGACGACGAACATCGCCGCCGAGAACGCGCCGAAGACGAGGCCGAGCGAGAGCCCAGCCAGCACCCACGACGGGAGCGCCGCGGCCCACTCGAGCCCGAGGGCGAGCGGTTGTAGTCCCACGCTGGGCCGTAGGTGTTGCGCGGTAAAGAAAACAGCGGACCGAACCCGTTCGGTCCGACGGGCGCGCTCGACTCAGCCGATGTAGCGCAGGTCGTCGTCGCTCGGGACGTTCGCCTGCTGTTGTTGCTCCATCTCCTGTATCTTCCCGATGACCTCCTCCATCTCGTCGGCGCGCTCCTCGAGCGAGGCGTAGTCCACGTCCATCCCGAGCATGCCCTCGAGTACCTCGAGGACGGCACGCGCGCTCTTGGGGTCGACGAGGTAGCCCGAGGTCTCCCCCATCAGGCAGGCGGCCTCGACGTCACGGCGCGCGCCGAGCCCGAGCAGCAGCCCGGAGACGCCGACGATGCCGCCCGCGGGCTCGTCCTCGCGGAACTCGACGCCCTCCTCTTCGAGCGCCTCGACGACGGACTCCCGGGTCGCCGCCCCGAGCACCGCGTACTCCTCGATGAGCTCGCCGGTGGGGACGCCGCCGAGCGCGTACAGCTCCTCGCAGCCGAACTCCGCGGCCACGTCGAGCACCGCGCTCGCGAGACGGTAGTGCCCCTCGTTGGTCTGTGCCTGGTGGTCGCCGGTCAGCACCAGCAGGTCGCGTCCCTCGGTCTCGACGGCGTGGAACTCGAGGTGGGTGAGCTCGGCGATCCCGTCGTCGCCGACGTCGACCTGCGGCGGCAGGTCGTGCGAGTAGAGCCGCCGAACGAGCGTCCCCTCGTACTGGTCGAGGATGTGCTCGGCCGCCAGCTTGCCAACGTGACCGACGCCCGGCAGTCCTTCGATGAACGCCGGATCGGAGAGTTCGGCCGAATCGACGGTCTCGATGTCGAGTGGCTCCATACCCGCTACTCGCGGTCGGCGCGCTTAAGAGCGCGTCGGTAGTCGCCGTAGCTGTCCTCGGGGTCGACCGGGGCCGGCGCGCTGTTTATCGCGTCGGCTCCGCAGTCGGGACAGGTCGCAGAAAGGGTGTACACCGGGCGTTCGTGGCGGTCGCGCCACGCCGAGCACACCCGGATGTCCGACTTCATTCGTCGTCGGAACGACGCTCGCGGTGGTACTCGCCGGACCCACCGTGTTCCTCGATGGCGACCGCCGCCCGATCGGCGGCCGCCTCGAGCTCCGACTCCGCGGTCTTGTAGTTCGGTGCCTTCACGCGGATGCGGTACTCGGGCGAGCCGACGTAGGTCACGTCGAGTTCGACCTCGTCCGGCACCTCGCCGTTGCCCTCTGCCGCCTGCAGCGCCTCCTGTACGTCGTCGACGCCGTTCGAGTTCGGGCTTCGGAGGTCGACGTAGCCCGTGACGGTGACGTACGGGACGGAGACGTTGTCGCGCGCGGTGTCGACGAGCTGTTCGACCTCCTCGTCGGTGAGGTCGCTGTCCGAGAGCGCCTCGGGGCCGTGGATGGCCGCCTGCTCGAAGCCGTCGTAGAGGCTGCCGAACTCGGCGAGCAGCTCGTTGGCGACGGAGGCGTACTGCTCGTCGCTGACGTCCTCGCCGAACGCGAGCAGCATCCAGTTGTCGGCCTTCTGCTCGTTCTTCCACTCCTGGATCTTGTCCGACCGCTGGTGGTCGTTGACGTCCTTGATGGAGAGGTCTATCTGCTGGGAGTCCTCGTCGACGTCGAGCACCTTACAGACGACGGTCTGGCCCTCTCCGACGTGGTCGCGGACGTTCTTGATCCATCCGCTGGCGACCTCGCTGATGTGGACGAGGCCACGCTTGTCCTCGTACTCCTTGAGGTCGACGAAGACGCCGAAGTCCTCGATCTCGTCGACGTCGCCGACGACGAGTTCGCCCTTCTCGGGCCAGCCGCTGTACTTCATCGTGCTTCGACCGTCTCCACGACCTCGTGGGGGATCTCCGCCTTGCCACCGGTCGGGGTGGCGAGCGTGGTGCCACACACCGCGCAGTTGACGGTGGTCGAGGCGTTCCCGAACACGATCTGTTCGTTCTCGCAGTCGTTACACTTGACTCGGATGAAATCTCCTGCCATGGGTTTACTCCTGAAGCTCCAGTCGGCCGGCACGCCATCCCGGGCGGAGGTGCGCCTTGCCGCACTCGCTGCAGCGGTACTTGAGGTCGGTCTTCTTCGTGGGCTTGTCCCCACCGGGGACCTTCGAGAAGCGACCGGCGTTCCCGATGACCTTCTTCCCCTCGCGCTGCTTGCGCTGGTCCTTCTTCATGCCCGAGCTCCGGCCCGTGCGGACCTTCTCCACCTCGTGCTCGTGGTGCTCGTTGCAGTGTGGACAGTACGTGTTGAAACGTCGTGGCATCTGCATAGATATCGGCCTCTTGGGTCCACGTTGTCTCCGGCACTTTAAAACCCGTTTGGTTCGCCGGCGGTGGCCGTCACTCGCCCGTATCGGCCGTCTCACCGTCGGAGCCGTCGTCGGGACGCTCCTCATCCTCGGCGGCCGCCGCCTCGCCGGCCCCCTCGTCGACGGTCGCGGCGTCGACCGTCGGGTCGTCCTGGAACGCCTCGCCCAGCTGTTCGCGCCACTCCTCGGTCGCCGCGAGGTCGGCCTCCAGCTCGGCGACGTGGTCGGCGAGCTCGGTCATCGACTCGCCGTGGCGCTCCTCGATGTCCGCGACGCGGGTCCGGAGCCCGGCGAGGTCGTCCGCGAGCGAGTCCACACGGGCGTCGGCCTCGTCGGCACGGCCACCGACGCGGTCGAGACGGGCGTTCGTCCGGTCGAGCTCCTCGTCGAGCGTCGCCACGTCCGCGGCGACGTCGTGGACCCGGCCGTCGATGCGGGTCTCGACGGCCTCGAACCGGTCCTCGACCGCGCCGAAGCGCTCGTCGACGGCCTCGAACCGCCCCTCGACGTCGGTCAGGTGCTCCTCGACGGCGGTGACGGTCTCGCGCACAGCCGCGATGTCGTCGTGCAGGTCGTCGACGATCTCGGTCGCCGTGCCGTGCTCGTCGATGAGGTCGGCGAGGCCGTCGGCGTACGCGGCGAACTCCTCGAGCCGGGCCTCCAGATGGCGGAAGTGGACCTCCTCGCTGCGGACCTGCCCGGGGGCGACGTGCCCGCGCAGTCGCTCGGCCTGCTGCTCGCCGACCGCGCCGTTCTCGAAGGCGTCGACGAGCGCGTCGACGACGGCCTCCGGCGGGAGTGCGGAGACCACGGCGTCGGCAGACAGCGCGTCGGCGACCGCATCGCTCGACAGCGCGCTGGCGACGGCCGTCTCCGTGAGTTCGGGTGCACGGTTCGCGGTCCTGCCGCCAGCCGAGCGTGACCGCCTGCTCTCGGAGTCCACGGGGTCGACCATGTCGATGTGCGGTTCCCCGAACACGGGCTGGACGCGGTCGAGCTCCGCGGTCGCGACCACGTAGCCCGTCGTCACGCTGTCTCCAGCCGGCAGGATGTCGACGAGGGCGAGCGTGCCCTCGCCGTTCTCGAGCAGCCAGTCGCCGTGCCCGGCGGCGTCCAGATCGAGCGTCTCGAACGGGAACCCCCGGCCAAGCGACTCCTCGAGGCGGACGGCGGCGGTGTCGGCACGCTCCGACGTGATGCGGTACTTCACCGTCATCGCCCCATCCCCCGGCCGGATGCCCTTCTCTACCCGGATCCCGTCTTTGGTGGTCGTTGTCGTGTTGCTGAGTGTGTCCGTCGAGTGCATGGCCTCCCCTCCGTTCTCCCGGCGTACACACCCCACCACCATTAATTTCACGACGGTTCACTATCCAATCATATCGCGGGGCGGCGAACGCGTCGGCTGCTTCGACACCCTTAATGTGGGGCTGTCCGAACCGACGCGCATGAAGCGGCTCATCATCGACGGGGACCCGGGCATCCGGAAGGACGCCATCATCGACTACGACGGCGAGGAGGTCCACTGCTTCTCGGTGACGCGCAACGGCGACTGGCACGGCCCCGAGCGTGTCCAGCTCTGGTGTGTCGTCGGTAACGAGGACGAGCACGACGACTTCATGCGGCGGAACTTCATCCCGCACCACCTGGAGGTCGACCGCATCGAGGCCGAGGCGGTCGACGTCATCGAGGCCAAGGGCGAACTCGCCGTCTGAACAGCGCCCCTCTTCTCAGCGACTCCGGTTCGCCGTCGCGAGTGCCGACTGGTCGACCTCGTAGATCACCACGTCGCCGAAGCGCTCCGCCACGGAGATGTACGGCTCGCTCGCGAGGTCGTCGACGGTCTGGTGCTGGCGCTCGTGCGGGCCGACGTAGATGTACTCGACGTCGTACTGCGCCAGCACGCTCGCCCGGGCCGAGCTGTCGCGGGTGTACACCGTCCGCACGTCGGCGACGCGTTCCTGCCAGCCCGCCTCCGTGTGGTAGTTCGAGGCGTGCGTCCAGCCAGCGACGGTCGGGAGCCCCGTCAGCGAGGAGACTCCGCTGACCAGCTGTGTGGCGGGCGTGTTGATGCCGTAGACGTGCTCTCTGGTCGGCTGTTCGACGACGACGGGACGGCCTTCGCGGTCGTCCAGCCACTCGATGGCCGCCGCCTGGTCCGGGTAGGTGCCTTCGGCCCAGGCCTTGCCGTCGAGCGTGTTGGCGTCGTTGGCCTCGAAGTGCCCGCTGAGCGCCAGCCCGCCGTACACCGAGAGCGAGACGACGAGGACGACGGCGAGCCCGACCGATGCGACCTGGCCGGCGCGCTGCCCGCTCGCGGAGCGTCGCGCCGCGAGGCGCTCGCCGATGCTCCAGTCGGGCCACTGCCGGGCGACCACGTCGACGAGCATCACGCCCGCGGCGGTGCCCCAGAGCACCCACACCTGCATGTAGAACTTGAACACGGTGTTGTAGCGCCCGCTGCCCGCGCGCTCGGAGACGTAGACGAACTCGACCATCGTCACGAGGCCGACGGCGGCGACGAGCAGCACCGTCTCGTAGCCGAGGTCGCGGCCGAGCCGGAGCGTCACCCAGCCGAGCGCGAGCACCGGGAAGACGACGGCGAGTATCGCGAGGTCGACGGCGATGGCCGCCGCCGCGAGCACGAGGAACGCTGCGATGGCGAGCGCGACGATCTGGGTGTCGGTGTCGAAGCCGGCCACGGCCGCGCCGACCGCGACGACGACTGTCGCACCGTAGACGCCCAGCGTGCCGAACGGCGCGCCGAGTGCGCCCGTCGCGGCGACGGTGACGCCGATGGCGAGGACGAACAGCAGCGCGGCCGGCCCGCGCTCGTCTGCCTCGACCTGTGTGACCGCGAGCAGGCCGGCCGCGCCGACCAGTACGAGCGGCACCGGAATCCAGCCGCCGATGGCGTTGGCGACCGCGACGGCGGCGAGGACCGTGAGCGGGGCGACCATCCCGAGGTCCGGCTCCAGGTCGGGCTGGATTCTCGGTGCGAGGAACGCGGCCGAGACGAGCAGGAACGCGCCGTGGACGAGCAGCAGGCCGGCCGCACCGCTACGCCCGGGGAGCAGCGCGAGCGACTGGCCGCTCGTCGCGCCCGTGAAGAAGGGGAACGCGACGAGCGCGCCGAGCAGCCCGACGGCGATACCCGCACAGCCCGCGCCGAGCATCCGGAGGATCTCCGAGACGACGCGGCCGTCCGTGTGTGGTTCGAGTCGCTCCCACATCGACGCCGGCAGGAGCGACCCGGGATGCGCTCCCGCAAAGAGCACCACGAGCGTCGTCAGCCCGGCGACGGATGGGTAGCTCCAGGTGTTCACGACCGCGAGCAGGCCAGCGAGCAGGGGCGCACACACGAACACGTACGCGCGTCGTCGCCACACCTGCGCCGCGGGCGTCAGCCAGTAGGCGAAGCCGACCGCGGCGGTCACGAGCAGCAGCGGCGTGCTCATCATGTGCGCGTGCAGGTCGCCGTTGAGGAACGCGAACAGCGGGAACTCGTTGATGGTGTTGGGGATGACCCGGCTCGCCGGCCAGTAGTAGAACTGGTCCGGGCCGAGCGCGAGGTCCGTCCACGTGTGGCCGAACGCCCGGACCGCCTCCGGGCCGTCCTGTGCGGCCGGGTTCTCGTCCACGTACGTCTTCATGCTCTCCGGCAGCAGCCAGACGACGAGCCGTGCGACCGGCGCGAGGTTGCTCGCGAAGCCGACGAAGAAGAGCGCGAGGGCTCCCGCGAGGCTCCGGGGCAGGTCGCGCTCGGCCGCGAGGTTCCGTGCGAGCCCGAACGCCGCGCCGACGAGCGCGCCGTAGAACGTCGCCAGTGCGAGGTTGTACGCGTACCGCGGCGCGATGCCGGTGAGACGTGTGAGCTGGGCGGCGATGAGGTGGCCGCCGTAGTAGTACTGCACCCGGTCGCCCGCGAACCAGAAGTCCTCCGGCGGGAGGCTGTCGGCCCGGACGAGCGTCTTCAGCAGGCCGAAGTCGAGGAACTTCTCGCCGCCGCCGGCGTAGATGCCCGGGTCGGCGCTCCGGATGGCGACGACGAGCCCGAAGCCGACGGCGACGGCCGTCAGCCCGAGCCCGACGGCTCCCCAGTCCGGCTCGTAGTCGCGCGACAGTGCGAACGCCGAACCGCCACCGAGCACCAGCAGCGACGCGACGAGCGCCGGCCAGCCGAACGCCACCTGTCC encodes:
- a CDS encoding HAH_0734 family protein, translating into MKRLIIDGDPGIRKDAIIDYDGEEVHCFSVTRNGDWHGPERVQLWCVVGNEDEHDDFMRRNFIPHHLEVDRIEAEAVDVIEAKGELAV
- a CDS encoding proteasome assembly chaperone family protein, yielding MEPLDIETVDSAELSDPAFIEGLPGVGHVGKLAAEHILDQYEGTLVRRLYSHDLPPQVDVGDDGIAELTHLEFHAVETEGRDLLVLTGDHQAQTNEGHYRLASAVLDVAAEFGCEELYALGGVPTGELIEEYAVLGAATRESVVEALEEEGVEFREDEPAGGIVGVSGLLLGLGARRDVEAACLMGETSGYLVDPKSARAVLEVLEGMLGMDVDYASLEERADEMEEVIGKIQEMEQQQQANVPSDDDLRYIG
- a CDS encoding translation initiation factor IF-2 subunit alpha — protein: MKYSGWPEKGELVVGDVDEIEDFGVFVDLKEYEDKRGLVHISEVASGWIKNVRDHVGEGQTVVCKVLDVDEDSQQIDLSIKDVNDHQRSDKIQEWKNEQKADNWMLLAFGEDVSDEQYASVANELLAEFGSLYDGFEQAAIHGPEALSDSDLTDEEVEQLVDTARDNVSVPYVTVTGYVDLRSPNSNGVDDVQEALQAAEGNGEVPDEVELDVTYVGSPEYRIRVKAPNYKTAESELEAAADRAAVAIEEHGGSGEYHRERRSDDE
- a CDS encoding RNA-protein complex protein Nop10; its protein translation is MKSDIRVCSAWRDRHERPVYTLSATCPDCGADAINSAPAPVDPEDSYGDYRRALKRADRE
- a CDS encoding 30S ribosomal protein S27e, producing the protein MAGDFIRVKCNDCENEQIVFGNASTTVNCAVCGTTLATPTGGKAEIPHEVVETVEAR
- a CDS encoding threonine synthase — encoded protein: METTEAFVGLDCVDCGERFDAAEATHRCPDCGGILDPSYDYDEVSLSRDELADRPFETMWRYAELLPFTPESAVTMDEGATALVECPTLADELGVAEVYIKDEGRNPTGTFKDRGQTVAMTAAAQHGATDVALASAGNAGQAASAYAARAGLDSHVFLPARSGFTNKAMVNVHGGDMTVVGGRISDAGAAFADAMADPENEHWYSVKTFETPYRHEGKKTMYYEIAEQLDWDAPDAVVYPTGGGVGLIGMYKAAEEFESLGLTDDVPGFYAAQATGCAPIVAAFQEGKDVHEAWEHPDTICGGIEIPDPGASPWILDVLRESDGGAVATDDPDILDAAITVAQHEGLEMGATCAAAASGAWELAEEGEFDEDDTVVLVNTGTGNKDDDILRSHLMGQGI
- the artA gene encoding archaeosortase A, yielding MNFLPAVVGPTVFGMTATDLFAWVMIAAFLVGALVDVFDRETARYVLAVTWGLFGLFWLAVFPHFAFEVKSFVEGGLAIFAVPACIYTGYLIYQGRERLHVLSRAVGVMGLVYFPTQAIPAVREFLIETVAVQTLWGINQLGYHPEFTTGPEYGYMNYFYFGPDAFSTYIVYACTGIGSMAIFAGLIVAVEAPLRRKLKSLAIAIPVIWVLNIVRNVFVAVAAGQGWFAMEPVLTIAGLAGVEPIEASFWFSHSVLSQVGSVIALVGITWLVVKVVPELLAILEEVLFVATGTEYDLEDALGVSPDVRTDGGDVTE
- a CDS encoding 50S ribosomal protein L44e, with the translated sequence MQMPRRFNTYCPHCNEHHEHEVEKVRTGRSSGMKKDQRKQREGKKVIGNAGRFSKVPGGDKPTKKTDLKYRCSECGKAHLRPGWRAGRLELQE
- a CDS encoding NAD(P)/FAD-dependent oxidoreductase, which produces MDADVIVAGGGLAGLVAARRLADAGADVRLFEREDTVGGRVRSTHEDGFTFDRGFQVLFTAYPAVQAELDLDALDLRTFAPGACICRPGHRSILSDPFRDPSALTESLLNRDVTVTDKLRTLKLKRELAGRSAEAIFQGPDTDIESSLVSRGFSRKFVDNFAAPFYGGITLDRSLSTSKRVFEYTFKMLSEGETAVPAGGMGEISAQLRERAESAGVDVRTGATVTEVDPDEGDATVAVDGENLAVDAVVVATDPTAARELTDVSAIPRTAHACVTQWFSLSHRDEFDAGTRLMLNAAEDGPNQIADHTAAAPEYAPDGVRLLSATFLGERAESDEELAALVKETLESWYPERRFGDFSLEHTDRIPFAQFQQPPGFTDSLPDTRDPAGPVYLAGDYTRWSSIQGAMASGQDAATAVREDLG
- a CDS encoding metallophosphoesterase, with the protein product MSRSEFVVGDRGVYLPADDALVVADVHLGRAHASNVEFPLNERRDTLDRLGTLCDRFDPETVVLAGDVLHRFDAVPVPVRESLDAVVAAVRDAGAEPVLVRGNHDRQLDRVASEPVHDAHRLDSGTVVCHGHEEPAVTGDRYVVGHDHPVLEVEGKRHPCLLYGPDAYDGVPVVMLPSFTTLAPGVVVNGMRAGDFDSPLVRRAGGFHPVVRDSDAAETLRFPPLGELRRVL
- a CDS encoding J domain-containing protein, which produces MGLQPLALGLEWAAALPSWVLAGLSLGLVFGAFSAAMFVVGEQLFPSPPGRRSDDDEQGQARRHTEIRRYLDDIGERYAERHPVAGHTVAFYLPERDVAVTFDAQAFFDIQGAGIDAVLCEHEMPGHHLGRRLPFEVPELEWEPASEPDTVERAYRALGLSPAASTDEVRDAYRERVMEVHPDHGGDEEAFREVRDAYTTAKEHAD
- a CDS encoding cupin domain-containing protein, translated to MSPQTGRRLDDGDPIPGTGFKYDTDGPLADHLHDRVTPLFSNPVAGEWTTGLVTPAETDGASVTGLGVFAPGNEGPPEHYHVGYEESFAVLRGEFVVDVDGETHHLSPGDEITVPPETPHGFAVGGDDLAATLTTTRPAARTLDVVRTLAGLAHEGALDDDGRPGLLQAMALAAAMSDDTVFTSPPPAVAKPLATLVAPLANRLGYEATYGRFERPQFWRERVEQPEP